In Drosophila busckii strain San Diego stock center, stock number 13000-0081.31 chromosome 3R, ASM1175060v1, whole genome shotgun sequence, the sequence AATGAATGCCTACTTAATTGAGTcgctcaaatatttttgaaagattttatattttagcacacatatataactaCTTTTTCATGTTTTTGCAGACCCAGTCCATGCCTTCCTTAATGCCAGTTCCATCGACTGCTGTACAGGCCTTGATTTCCCATGTGCGCTCTTCCAGCCGCGTTAGATTCAAAGATACCGCCACTTCGGATGCAGTCAAGGCTTCAGGCAAGTCCTGCTTGTTGGCAAACACCAGCAGTGGAACCTTCTTTAAGCGATTGTCCATCAGAATCTCAAAAAGTTCATTGCCCGCCTCTAAAAGCCGGGTACGATCCGTGCAGTCGATTACGTAGATCTGTAGACAACAAAAGATTATGCTTAATAAAACTcagctgatttttatttaacgaaACTATA encodes:
- the LOC108604684 gene encoding ADP-ribosylation factor-like protein 3, with translation MGLLSLLRKLRPNPDKEARILLLGLDNAGKTTILKQLASEDITTVTPTAGFNIKSVAADGFKLNVWDIGGQWKIRPYWKNYFANTDVLIYVIDCTDRTRLLEAGNELFEILMDNRLKKVPLLVFANKQDLPEALTASEVAVSLNLTRLEERTWEIKACTAVDGTGIKEGMDWVCKNMKK